Proteins from one Juglans microcarpa x Juglans regia isolate MS1-56 chromosome 1S, Jm3101_v1.0, whole genome shotgun sequence genomic window:
- the LOC121247870 gene encoding pirin-like protein isoform X2, which produces MSDSGKAPSFDRPRLVVKKILAKLQREGDGAVVRRGIGRELKNLDPFLMLDDFSVTPPAGFPDHPHRGFETVTYMLQGGVTHQDFAGHKGTIRTGDVQWMTAGRGIIHSEMPAGEGTSNGLQLWINLSSRDKMIEPSYQELPSHEIARVEEDGVEVRVIAGESMGVQSPVYTRTPTMYLDFTLKPGNEVHQNIPGSWNSFVYIIEGEGVFGIPNSSPVAAHHVLVLGPGDSVSVWNRSSSKLRFVLIGGQPLNEPVVQHGPFVMNTQAEINMTIDDYHYAKNGFEMARSWRSQ; this is translated from the exons ATGTCTGATTCGGGCAAAGCTCCTTCTTTTGACAGACCCAGATTGGTGGTCAAGAAGATTTTGGCCAAACTTCAACGTGAGGGTGATGGTGCTGTTGTTAGGAGAGGCATTGGACG TGAATTGAAGAATTTGGATCCTTTTTTAATGTTGGATGATTTTTCAG TGACTCCTCCTGCGGGATTTCCTGATCATCCACACAGAG GTTTTGAAACTGTCACATACATGTTGCAG GGAGGGGTTACTCATCAAGATTTTGCTGGCCATAAGGGTACAATTCGAACAGGTGATGTGCAG TGGATGACAGCAGGCAGAGGAATCATTCACTCAGAAATGCCTGCAGGAGAAGGAACTTCAAATGGTTTACAGCTTTGGATCAATTTATCCTCCAGAGACAAAAT GATTGAACCAAGTTATCAAGAACTTCCTAGTCACGAGATAGCAAGGGTAGAGGAAGATGGGGTCGAGGTCCGAGTTATAGCAGGAGAATCCATGGGAGTCCAATCTCCAGTTTACACGAGAACACCCACAATGTATCTGGATTTCACTTTAAAACCTGGAAATGAAGTGCATCAGAATATACCGGGATCATGGAATTCCTTTGTGTATATAATTGAAGGGGAAGGGGTTTTTGGAATCCCAAATTCATCTCCTGTGGCAGCCCACCATGTCCTGGTTCTGGGTCCTGGAGACAGTGTAAGCGTGTGGAACAGATCTTCAAGTAAACTGAGATTTGTGCTGATTGGAGGGCAGCCACTCAATGAACCAGTGGTTCAGCACGGTCCATTTGTGATGAACACTCAAGCTGAAATCAATATGACTATTGATGACTACCACTATGCAAAAAATGGGTTTGAAATGGCCAGAAGCTGGAGATCTCAATGA
- the LOC121247870 gene encoding pirin-like protein isoform X1, with amino-acid sequence MSDSGKAPSFDRPRLVVKKILAKLQREGDGAVVRRGIGRSELKNLDPFLMLDDFSVTPPAGFPDHPHRGFETVTYMLQGGVTHQDFAGHKGTIRTGDVQWMTAGRGIIHSEMPAGEGTSNGLQLWINLSSRDKMIEPSYQELPSHEIARVEEDGVEVRVIAGESMGVQSPVYTRTPTMYLDFTLKPGNEVHQNIPGSWNSFVYIIEGEGVFGIPNSSPVAAHHVLVLGPGDSVSVWNRSSSKLRFVLIGGQPLNEPVVQHGPFVMNTQAEINMTIDDYHYAKNGFEMARSWRSQ; translated from the exons ATGTCTGATTCGGGCAAAGCTCCTTCTTTTGACAGACCCAGATTGGTGGTCAAGAAGATTTTGGCCAAACTTCAACGTGAGGGTGATGGTGCTGTTGTTAGGAGAGGCATTGGACG GAGTGAATTGAAGAATTTGGATCCTTTTTTAATGTTGGATGATTTTTCAG TGACTCCTCCTGCGGGATTTCCTGATCATCCACACAGAG GTTTTGAAACTGTCACATACATGTTGCAG GGAGGGGTTACTCATCAAGATTTTGCTGGCCATAAGGGTACAATTCGAACAGGTGATGTGCAG TGGATGACAGCAGGCAGAGGAATCATTCACTCAGAAATGCCTGCAGGAGAAGGAACTTCAAATGGTTTACAGCTTTGGATCAATTTATCCTCCAGAGACAAAAT GATTGAACCAAGTTATCAAGAACTTCCTAGTCACGAGATAGCAAGGGTAGAGGAAGATGGGGTCGAGGTCCGAGTTATAGCAGGAGAATCCATGGGAGTCCAATCTCCAGTTTACACGAGAACACCCACAATGTATCTGGATTTCACTTTAAAACCTGGAAATGAAGTGCATCAGAATATACCGGGATCATGGAATTCCTTTGTGTATATAATTGAAGGGGAAGGGGTTTTTGGAATCCCAAATTCATCTCCTGTGGCAGCCCACCATGTCCTGGTTCTGGGTCCTGGAGACAGTGTAAGCGTGTGGAACAGATCTTCAAGTAAACTGAGATTTGTGCTGATTGGAGGGCAGCCACTCAATGAACCAGTGGTTCAGCACGGTCCATTTGTGATGAACACTCAAGCTGAAATCAATATGACTATTGATGACTACCACTATGCAAAAAATGGGTTTGAAATGGCCAGAAGCTGGAGATCTCAATGA